In Fusarium oxysporum Fo47 chromosome XI, complete sequence, the following are encoded in one genomic region:
- a CDS encoding uncharacterized protein (expressed protein) encodes MHETFRVEWAPNQGISVLYSQGFTAVVFNDKIYLFYLPRYGFSSHRYAYVAFDGRRWEKAHTLARLATSGVTAAVYQNKLYLMHRGYGEADVKKLWYNAFDGKRWITLSKKTGAMLISDCDDIKEDICSVVYEDKMYVFYKKLSNSGVYRHVFDGNKWAGEQVEGVQTAKGVASVVH; translated from the coding sequence ATGCATGAGACGTTCCGTGTTGAGTGGGCGCCGAATCAGGGCATTTCGGTTCTTTACTCACAGGGCTTTACCGCTGTTGTATTCAACGACAAGATATACCTGTTCTATCTTCCTAGATACGGCTTCAGCTCCCACAGGTATGCTTATGTTGCCTTTGACGGAAGGCGCTGGGAAAAGGCACATACCCTTGCTCGATTGGCGACATCCGGTGTTACGGCAGCGGTTTATCAGAACAAGCTGTATCTGATGCATCGAGGATACGGCGAGGCTGACGTTAAGAAACTGTGGTATAATGCCTTTGATGGGAAGCGTTGGATAACGCTTTCTAAGAAGACCGGCGCCATGCTTATATCGGACTgcgatgatatcaaggaggATATTTGTTCTGTTGTTTATGAGGATAAAATGTATGTGTTTTATAAGAAGTTGAGTAATTCGGGCGTATATAGACATGTATTCGATGGGAATAAGTGGGCTGGGGAACAGGTTGAGGGGGTTCAGACTGCGAAAGGGGTGGCTAGCGTTGTTCATTAG
- a CDS encoding cytochrome P450 has protein sequence MCIFNHPLRAYADTRTGIQKLEELHRKYGPIVRTGPNEVSISNWRHLRTIYLNTKGMIKNPDFYEAATFVGKDNIFQMINVQQHAARRKMSSPPYSLQSVALLDPLIKGNAQRLAQRLRSGTSSPVDAYTLCGLFSLEVICQAGFAKDFSNDINGAAALKLLQAMDGSALTLLFDGALPFVARFGIGTKLPGAIGDSYRKREYWREKSYEMVDHFLEKSTDDEKYLLTPLATGVDGYLGRKLTHEELVEEAMGYMFAGSGTTSSTLTYLLYELSKPENAAIQERLRTEVLAIPDDDIVVIRNNAYINAIIKETFRAHPTIISTLPRLLTEPMTLGQYTLPSGTVVGMQNWLHHHDASVFPDPERFIPERWLAETPEMKSALTPFSLGKRNCIGQNLAWQELYWAVSEVMRSGLRFRVAQEMKDWEMEMEDRFNIAPRGRRLMLTVSPVD, from the exons ATGTGCATCTTCAACCATCCCCTTCGAGCTTATGCTGATACAAGAACCGGAATACAGAAGCTGGAGGAACTACACAGGAAGTACGGTCCTATTGTACGAACTGGTCCGAATGAGGTATCAATCAGTAACTGGAGACACCTGCGCACCATCTATCTCAATACCAAGGGAATGATTAAAAACCCAGACTTCTATGAAGCTGCTACCTTTGTGGGTAAAGACAATATTTTCCAGATGAT AAATGTCCAACAACATGCTGCACGAAGAAAGATGAGTAGTCCCCCATACTCACTGCAGTCCGTTGCGCTGCTCGATCCCTTGATAAAAGGCAATGCCCAACGTCTCGCGCAACGGCTTAGAAGCGGCACATCATCTCCCGTCGATGCCTACACACTATGCGgtctcttcagccttgaggTAATATGCCAAGCTGGCTTCGCAAAAGACTTCTCCAACGACATCAATGGCGCAGCTGCTCTCAAACTACTCCAAGCAATGGATGGAAGCGCCCTTACATTGCTCTTTGACGGCGCCCTTCCTTTTGTAGCCAGATTTGGCATCGGTACCAAATTGCCAGGCGCCATTGGTGACTCATATCGTAAACGAGAGTACTGGCGGGAGAAGTCTTATGAGATGGTCGATCACTTTCTGGAGAAGAGTACGGATGATGAGAAGTATTTGCTTACGCCTCTTGCGACTGGGGTTGATGGATACCTGGGGCGCAAACTTACTCATGAAGAGCTTGTCGAGGAAGCTATGGGCTATATGTTTGCTGGCTCTGGTACTACATCGTCGACATTGACATACTTGCTGTACGAGCTCTCAAAGCCGGAGAACGCCGCTATTCAGGAGCGATTGCGCACGGAAGTACTGGCAATAcctgatgatgatattgtgGTCATCAGAAACAACGCATACATCAATGCAATCATCAAAGAGACCTTCCGTGCTCATCCAACAATCATCTCAACCCTACCTCGTCTACTCACCGAGCCTATGACGCTCGGCCAGTACACTCTCCCATCAGGCACGGTTGTCGGAATGCAGAACTGGCTTCACCACCATGATGCCTCAGTCTTCCCGGACCCAGAGAGATTCATCCCTGAGCGATGGCTCGCCGAGACTCCGGAGATGAAATCTGCTCTCACACCGTTTAGTCTTGGTAAGAGAAATTGTATCGGCCAGAATCTTGCGTGGCAGGAGCTTTATTGGGCTGTAAGCGAGGTCATGCGATCAGGTTTAAGATTTAGAGTTGCGCAAGAAATGAAGGATtgggagatggagatggaggatcGGTTCAATATAGCTCCGCGCGGGAGAAGGCTCATGCTTACTGTTTCGCCGGTCGATTAG
- a CDS encoding uncharacterized protein (expressed protein) — MKLKLSSKKSREEKTTRKALEPNGKVTFNEHSSAVGSLTLASEGVTVQGGISDVKIPDTEIMIKKAGLETFFGFKSKKNEEKPDEKSGKDKKDSKPTGESKPEVLGKDQDGEVAEKSLVKSSDKSSAKTPSEKKEKDHKTKRIKRGSRFGILGVVEINKVAIKVGLYTEQKKDKEKREWLAFGAIENVRLREIWNDIPEDNFLNLELRNIALIASSHERKKKNKDDKKEDEDGNEKKKKTDGDKEKSDEVKPKAITNEVSDGEIWINSLDVLKVAEEEKPDKDLKEEERDEDKDKREEDEDEDEEEEEKEPDNWDVLGTVDAYNYPVVKGLQLCTTILSFPQLEELNGKKKLEGLTLVLSITSNGKISATVISPSPSNFGTTIAIKSSTGPELNIHATLTLAFKDSDPISVEGVIVGSFKGARGELEVWKMSDDSKWVNPFNLNKNMVFSQLGFGTGFTYATVLVTGPDEIALRGQVDIGKFRAKLDMGLRVTSAEAVFQLEMNNLDAMEIIQLAGVLIDNQAMQQMKGTEDKLVFKDLKLYVSSGAEFLGRYYDRGIQVGGLEITSTREGVDRATMDIEMTKDRQKLFIDGRIRYYSLEISVFLDLDIQEQYLKVDIKIKLTESLLLSLKADVVVKNHNSLEGAEMSFEAILKTDILGVILQGITNGIDALHKLADKAIDNARSDLTTKLAQKKAALKAMKSELDKLEKKCTAEVLKKRDEIDKENELLRGLHDEFDKYVEAYREAKEAKERNEKEIEKQRNLRDEARRRLGTKKTEMKKKEADRSWQWWGRLEKTRYDWKRNCEWNLNHCAWYDKAYWVAKLTEATLGLEEAHARKAIDAELRHAGKAIMDPPAFRSIEVAINEAARKIDQFGRALDGLVNRGLAAWIEEMLKDEREDLNRQIRLLEALVMKSEELEAAYEQAKKDLDKTEEMLSPKQEAARKSIAEIEGEIKMLPAQHEYMNKKKDYEKMEIQVNHLIATLDDIKRVMGEVSQISKDVLNTLKTGIPRVTE, encoded by the exons ATGAAACTCAAGTTGTCGAGTAAGAAgtcgagagaagagaagactaCTAGGAAAGCCCTTGAGCCCAACggaaaagtcactttcaaCGAACATTCGAGCGCAGTCGGGAGCCTTACCCTTGCGAGTGAGGGAGTGACTGTCCAAGGTGGTATTTCAGACGTCAAGATCCCTGATACTGAGATCATGATTAAAAAAGCGGGCTTGGAGACCTTCTTTGGgttcaagtccaagaagaatgaggagaagccggatgagaagagtggcaaggacaagaaggactCTAAGCCCACTGGCGAGAGCAAACCCGAGGTACTCGGCAAGGATCAAGATGGTGAGGTGGCAGAGAAGAGTCTGGTCAAGTCAAGTGATAAATCATCTGCCAAGACTCCATctgaaaagaaagagaaggatcACAAGACGAAAAGAATCAAGAGAGGAAGCAGATTCGGCATTCTAGGTGTGGTCGAAATCAACAAGGTCGCCATCAAGGTCGGACTTTACACTGAGCagaagaaagacaaggagaagagggagtGGCTGGCATTCGGTGCTATTGAGAACGTCAGGTTGAGAGAGATCTGGAATGATATTCCAGAGGATAACTTTCTTAACCTGGAATTGAGGAACATTGCACTTATCGCTTCATCTcatgagaggaagaagaaaaataaagatgacaagaaagaagatgaagatggtaatgagaagaaaaagaagacCGATGGTGATAAAGAGAAGAGTGATGAGGTGAAGCCCAAGGCGATTACCAATGAGGTGTCAGATGGCGAAATCTGGATAAACAGCCTTGATGTGCTCAAAGTcgctgaggaggagaagcctgATAAGGAtttgaaggaggaagagagagatgaggacaaagacaagagagaagaggatgaggatgaggatgaagaggaagaagagaaggagcCAGACAACTGGGACGTCTTGGGAACGGTTGATGCGTACAACTATCCTGTTGTCAAAG GCCTGCAGCTTTGTACCACCATCCTCTCCTTCCCACAGCTTGAGGAACTCAAcgggaagaagaagttggaagGACTCACACTCGTCTTATCGATAACTTCGAACGGCAAAATCAGTGCTACTGTGATCTCCCCGAGTCCTTCAAA CTTCGGTACTACTATCGCCATCAAGTCGTCTACGGGGCCAGAGTTGAACATCCACGCAACATTGACTTTGGCCTTCAAAGACTCAGATCCTATTTCTGTGGAGGGAGTCATTGTTGGAAGCTTCAAGGGTGCGAGAGGAGAATTGGAAGTTTG GAAAATGTCTGATGATTCTAAATGGGTGAATCCATTTAATCTGAACAAGAACATGGTCTTTTCTCAGCTCGGGTTCGGAACAGGCTTTACATACGCGACTGTTCTCGTTACTGGACCAGA TGAAATTGCTCTCCGAGGACAAGTCGATATTGGAAAGTTCCGTGCGAAGCTCGACATGGGTCTACGTGTTACCAGCGCCGAGGCAGTCTTCCAACTTGAGATGAACAATCTTGATGCCATGGAAATTATCCAGCTCGCTGGCGTCCTCATTGATAACCAAGCAATGCAGCAGATGAAAGGTACGGAGGACAAGCTAGTCTTCAAGGACCTTAAGCTATATGTCTCATCTGGTGCTGAGTTTTTGGGTCGCTATTACGATCGTGGTATTCAG GTCGGCGGTCTTGAAATTACATCTACGCGAGAGGGCGTTGATCGGGCAACGATGGATATTGAGATGACCAAAGACAGGCAGAAGTTGTTCATTGACGGCAGGATCCGGTACTACAGCCTCGAGATCAGTGTgtttcttgaccttgacatccAAGAGCAGTACCTCAAAGTTGatatcaagatcaagctgaCCGAGAgcttgctgttgagcctcaaagcTGATGTCGTGGTAAAGAATCACAATTCTCTTGAAGGGGCTGAGATGAGCTTCGAGGCAATCTTGAAGACTGACATCTTGGGTGTTATCTTGCAAGGCATCACGAACGGTATTGACGCACTGCATAAACTAGCCGACAAGGCCATCGACAATGCACGGAGCGACTTGACCACAAAACTCGCCCAGAAGAAAGCTGCCCTGAAAGCAATGAAGAGTGAGCTGGATAAGCTAGAAAAGAAGTGCACTGCAGAAGTCTTGAAGAAGCGGGATGAGATTGATAAAGAGAACGAGTTATTGAGGGGACTTCATGATGAGTTCGATAAGTACGTAGAGGCTTACCGAGAAGCaaaggaggccaaggagagaaatgagaaggagattgaaAAGCAGCGAAATTTGAGAGATGAGGCAAGAAGGCGGCTTGGCACCAAGAAGacagagatgaagaagaa GGAGGCGGACAGAAGTTGGCAATGGTGGGGTC GACTCGAAAAAACGCGGTATGATTGGAAGAGGAATTGCGAGTGGAACCTGAATCATTGTGCATGGTATGACAAGGCATATTGG GTCGCCAAGCTCACAGAAGCCACGCTAGGTCTCGAAGAAGCGCATGCTCGAAAAGCAATCGATGCAGAACTCCGACACGCGGGAAAAGCCATAATGGACCCTCCAGCCTTCCGGAGCATCGAAGTGGCGATCAACGAAGCAGCCAGAAAGATCGACCAGTTTGGAAGAGCGCTCGATGGTCTCGTCAACAGAGGACTCGCGGCCTGGATCGAGGAGATGTTAAAggatgaaagagaagatCTGAATCGTCAAATCAGACTGCTCGAAGCATTGGTAATGAAGAGCGAGGAACTCGAGGCTGCTTACGAGCAAGCGAAGAAGGATCTTGACAAGACTGAGGAGATGCTCTCACCGAAACAAGAAGCTGCGAGGAAGAGTattgctgagattgaggGAGAGATCAAGATGTTGCCTGCGCAACATGAATAcatgaacaagaagaaggattaCGAAAAAATGGAGATACAAGTCAACCATCTCATCGCAACGCTGGATGATATTAAGAGGGTCATGGGGGAGGTGTCGCAGATCAGCAAGGATGTTCTGAATACCTTGAAGACGGGTATTCCGCGTGTCACAGAATAA
- a CDS encoding uncharacterized protein (expressed protein) — protein MASQSSYEFPSEWGLVPPNPDPDLVLPGDAIEKELDRIEMPSLDIPISRIIGSTPLAFRPDVEIPELSEIDSETDEQPGTPPDAGASFAGWNRTVKSDSPPVQRVTIIGGAVVRSLCLVIPDEDINGFADLPVQPIRASKRQPAQLVAKILDDETEKPPMPFLILPDERRGGSDIKSADSTAMNLYETWSSSLYSPGKSTSGPIPWALTALKAGGALEEKKDEESEKEKLGRSKMDEFVLSGDIDDFWGIKGLTAKLYKYKGPEKDVVDVPEETEDEEDKSQDDTEEPSGRMVPLSTEPDTKQSDDKDGKDDKEEDSEEHDKDEPAREKIKLNTESFNLKGQLLGTLFPSINDFNLKNLPVGNLELTYSEEKKNFLFKPGLRLEVDILFTDSLAWAGDALKKLFGPTDPPKSIHLSAHLADTRDWSKRPKIENLVLQGFFPPLALKAWDLLNFRTLGIEITATKATKNKPSKEKPEGDKHEDGKPKGETNGDHDTGSGENETTKLSKSRATEQSPDDGGGENEEGEDDEEGSDNKAKEKKSWFFGFAFFGTVLVTKVLHANVPLDMNYRIARDSVATEEGEKKKDDKEGDEGDKAAEDEGGGVAANDKSIKTIDASPKDDDKKSGENDQNGKETDKKEDESKHKRSWNLLIKPDKWENIYGIENVTMKDAELKASFEEGDFRSTVKLELSAELELEDGTLKVKGQISRDDNFLEPGVGDLTLTDIKKMHARISGQKLPEKETKKPDDEKKED, from the exons ATGGCATCTCAATCGAGCTACGAATTTCCTTCAGAATGGGGCCTCGTTCCGCCCAACCCAGATCCGGATTTGGTCCTCCCCGGAGATGCCATTGAGAAAGAACTGGATCGAATTGAAATGCCTTCTCTCGATATTCCCATCAGTCGCATCATAGGATCTACACCTCTTGCCTTTCGCCCCGATGTTGAGATCCCAGAACTGTCCGAGATTGACTCAGAGACCGATGAGCAGCCCGGCACCCCGCCCGATGCTGGTGCTAGCTTCGCGGGCTGGAACAGAACCGTCAAGTCCGATAGTCCTCCTGTCCAGCGAGTTACAATTATCGGAGGCGCTGTCGTACGCAGTCTATGTCTTGTCATCCCAGATGAGGACATAAATGGCTTCGCCGACCTTCCCGTCCAGCCTATTCGAGCAAGCAAGCGGCAGCCTGCTCAACTGgttgccaagatcttggatgATGAGACCGAAAAGCCTCCAATGCCTTTCCTTATTCTTCCCGATGAACGCCGAGGCGGCTCCGACATCAAAAGTGCCGACTCAACTGCCATGAATCTGTACGAGACTTGGAGCTCCTCGTTGTACAGCCCTGGCAAATCGACCTCGGGGCCCATTCCTTGGGCCCTTACTGCCCTCAAGGCAGGAGGAGCacttgaggagaagaaggatgaggaaagcgagaaggagaagcttggGAGGTCTAAGATGGATGAGTTTGTCTTGTCTGGAGATATCGATGACTTTTGGGGGATCAAGGGCTTGACTGCCAAGTTATACAAGTATAAAG GACCTGAGAAGGATGTCGTTGATGTGCCCGAGGAAacggaagatgaagaggataaGAGTCAAGATGACACCGAAGAACCGAGTGGAAGGATGGTACCCTTGTCTACCGAACCAGACACGAAACAGTCAGatgacaaggatggcaaggatgataaagaggaggacaGTGAGGAGCACGATAAGGACGAACCCGCTAGAGAGAAGATCAAACTGAACACGGAAAGCTTCAACCTCAAAGGCCAGCTTTTGGGGACACTGTTCCCCTCCATTAACGACTTCAACCTCAAGAACCTTCCCGTGGGGAACCTAGAGCTCACCTACtctgaagagaagaagaactttctCTTCAAGCCCGGCCTGCGACTCGAAGTGGACATCTTGTTCACGGATAGTCTTGCCTGGGCCGGTGATGCCTTGAAGAAACTCTTTGGACCCACTGACCCTCCTAAGTCTATTCATCTCAGTGCCCATTTGGCGGACACGCGCGACTGGTCAAAGAGGCCCAAGATTGAGAATCTCGTACTCCAAGGCTTTTTTCCACCTTTAGCTTTGAAGGCTTGGGATCTTTTGAACTTCAGGACGCTGGGTATTGAGATCACAGCCACCAAAGcgaccaagaacaagccaTCAAAAGAAAAACCCGAAGGCGATAAGCATGAAGATGGAAAGCCAAAGGGTGAGACTAATGGCGATCACGACACTGGCAGCGGAGAGAATGAGACAACCAAGCTTAGTAAGTCCCGCGCAACTGAACAGAGTCCggatgatggtggtggtgagaatgaggagggggaggacgatgaagaaggttCCGACAACAAAgcgaaagagaagaagtcttGGTTCTTTGGCTTTGCCTTTTTCGGAACCGTGCTAGTCACAAAAGTTCTCCATGCAAATGTCCCGTTGGATATGAACTACAGGATTGCGAGAGACTCTGTTGCCAcggaagagggagagaagaaaaaagacgACAAAGAGGGTGATGAGGGCGATaaggctgctgaggatgaaggaggaggagtagcTGCGAATGACAAGTCAATCAAGACGATAGATGCAAGCCCTAAAGACGATGACAAGAAGAGCGGAGAGAATGATCAGAACGGCAAGGAGAccgacaagaaggaggacGAGTCCAAGCATAAGAGAAGTTGGAATTTGCTCATCAAACCGGACAAGTGGGAGAACATCTACGGTATTGAGAACGTTACG ATGAAAGATGCGGAGCTCAAGGCATCATTTGAGGAGGGCGACTTTCGCAGCACGGTTAAGCTGGAACTGTCAGCGGAGCTGGAGCTAGAAGATGGAACTCTTAAAGTCAAAGGACAGATATCGCGAG ATGATAACTTTCTGGAGCCTGGGGTAGGTGACCTTACACTAACTGACATCAAGAAAATGCACGCACGGATCTCGGGACAGAAGCTACCTGAGAAGGAGACGAAGAAGCCAGACGACGAGAAAAAAGAGGACTAG